One genomic window of Punica granatum isolate Tunisia-2019 chromosome 1, ASM765513v2, whole genome shotgun sequence includes the following:
- the LOC116203521 gene encoding deacetoxyvindoline 4-hydroxylase-like: MLGPLCLFFRDILIGYSAQVRQLAYTLLELISEALGLKPSYLKEMECAEKMLILGHYYPSCPEPELTMGMTTHADNYILTILLQDHIGGLEVLYENQWVEVVPLQGALIVNIGNLLQGKLKMMGNPHMLVLSNDKFISVNHRVLSKKEGPRISVATFFRAQDMMGNASRFYGPIPELISGENPPVYRNIDIKEYMDYFISKGLNGSSALTPFRI; encoded by the exons ATGTTGGGACCATTGTGCCTATTTTTCAGGGACATACTCATAGGGTACTCAGCACAAGTGAGGCAACTCGCGTACACTCTGCTCGAGTTGATATCGGAGGCTCTGGGGTTGAAACCAAGTTACCTGAAGGAAATGGAATGTGCTGAGAAGATGCTGATACTGGGACACTATTACCCTTCTTGCCCGGAACCGGAATTAACAATGGGCATGACAACCCACGCAGACAATTACATCTTGACCATACTCCTGCAGGATCACATCGGGGGTCTCGAGGTTCTATATGAAAATCAGTGGGTTGAGGTTGTTCCATTGCAGGGAGCTCTCATTGTCAACATTGGCAATCTTCTTCAG GGTAAGCTGAAAATGATGGGCAATCCGCATATGCTGGTATTATCGAACGACAAGTTTATCAGTGTCAACCACAGGGTACTGTCCAAAAAAGAAGGCCCAAGGATTTCGGTTGCAACCTTCTTCAGGGCACAAGATATGATGGGCAATGCATCAAGATTTTATGGTCCCATCCCCGAATTGATATCGGGGGAAAATCCCCCGGTCTACAGGAATATCGATATCAAAGAATACATGGACTACTTCATCAGTAAAGGGCTCAATGGAAGCTCTGCCTTGACACCTTTCAGGATTTGA
- the LOC116203528 gene encoding 1-aminocyclopropane-1-carboxylate oxidase homolog 1-like: MAVSDQNESIPAENESKYDRRNRELRAFDETKAGVKGLVDAGIEKVSSIFNCTEFGFNADPNATPDGPGFSIPIVDLDGIHTDPARRSEIVRQVQDASEGWGFFKVINHGIPSSVLEETIDGIRRFHEQDTEVKKRFNTRDLRSKVIYMSNFDLYEALALIGPDHWFSVEGALWKTITDMK, translated from the exons ATGGCTGTTTCCGACCAAAACGAGAGCATTCCTGCAGAAAACGAGAGCAAATATGACCGAAGAAACAGAGAACTCAGAGCATTTGATGAAACAAAAGCCGGTGTTAAGGGACTAGTAGATGCTGGTATCGAAAAAGTCTCATCCATCTTCAACTGCACGGAATTCGGCTTCAATGCTGACCCGAATGCAACACCAGACGGACCAGGATTCAGCATTCCCATCGTAGACCTTGATGGCATCCATACAGACCCTGCTCGGCGCTCCGAGATAGTTCGCCAAGTCCAGGATGCATCTGAGGGATGGGGATTCTTCAAGGTCATCAATCATGGGATCCCCTCAAGTGTTCTGGAGGAGACCATCGATGGGATCCGCCGGTTCCATGAGCAGGATACAGAGGTGAAGAAGCGGTTCAACACAAGGGACCTGAGAAGTAAGGTTATTTACATGTCAAACTTCGATCTGTATGAGGCACTGGCTTTGATT GGACCTGATCACTGGTTTTCAGTTGAGGGAGCTCTCTGGAAAACGATTACAGATATGAAATAG
- the LOC116188126 gene encoding 1-aminocyclopropane-1-carboxylate oxidase homolog 1-like isoform X2 produces MVLSFENGGDFDRARELRAFDESKAGVKGLVDSGVERVPLIFNRTWIGFTDQDTDPTTDESPHSIPVIDLRCIHMDPAWRSEIVRDVQDASRRWGFFQVVNHGIPESLLDEMLEGVRRFHEQDTQLKKAFYTRDRSKKVLYMSNFDLFSAPTANWRDTLYVTASDPSDREELPEVCRDILIGYSARVRQLAYTLLELISEALGLKPSYLKEMECAEKMLILGHYYPSCREPELTMGTTIHADNDFLTILLQDHIGGLEVLYENQWVEVVPLQGALIVNIGDLLHVRFLMLENLSELEKYYQTTSLSVSTTGYCPKVKAQGFRLQASSGHKI; encoded by the exons ATGGTTCTTTCCTTCGAAAATGGGGGTGACTTCGACAGGGCAAGAGAGCTGAGAGCTTTTGATGAGTCGAAAGCTGGAGTGAAGGGGCTCGTAGACTCCGGTGTGGAAAGGGTCCCGCTCATCTTCAACCGAACTTGGATTGGCTTCACAGATCAGGATACGGATCCGACAACCGATGAATCTCCTCACAGCATACCAGTCATAGACTTGCGGTGCATCCACATGGACCCCGCTTGGCGATCCGAGATTGTTCGCGATGTTCAGGACGCGTCCAGGAGATGGGGTTTCTTCCAGGTCGTCAATCACGGGATCCCGGAAAGTCTATTGGATGAGATGCTTGAAGGGGTTCGCCGGTTTCACGAGCAAGACACTCAGCTGAAGAAAGCATTTTACACTCGGGATCGAAGCAAGAAGGTTCTTTACATGTCGAACTTCGATTTGTTCAGTGCACCCACAGCTAATTGGAGGGACACTTTGTATGTCACAGCTTCAGACCCATCTGACCGGGAAGAATTGCCTGAAGTATGCAG GGACATACTCATAGGGTACTCAGCACGAGTGAGGCAACTAGCGTACACTCTGCTCGAGTTGATATCGGAGGCTCTGGGGTTGAAACCAAGTTACCTGAAGGAAATGGAATGTGCTGAGAAGATGCTGATACTGGGACACTATTACCCTTCTTGCCGGGAACCGGAATTAACAATGGGCACGACAATCCATGCAGACAATGACTTCTTGACCATACTCCTGCAGGATCACATCGGGGGCCTCGAGGTTCTATATGAAAATCAGTGGGTTGAGGTTGTTCCATTGCAGGGAGCTCTCATTGTCAACATTGGCGATCTTCTTCACGTACGGTTCTTGATGTTGGAGAACCTTTCCGAACTAGAAAA GTATTATCAAACGACAAGTTTATCAGTGTCAACCACAGGGTACTGTCCAAAAGTGAAGGCCCAAGGATTTCGGTTGCAAGCTTCTTCAGGGCACAAGATATGA
- the LOC116188126 gene encoding 1-aminocyclopropane-1-carboxylate oxidase homolog 1-like isoform X1 — MVLSFENGGDFDRARELRAFDESKAGVKGLVDSGVERVPLIFNRTWIGFTDQDTDPTTDESPHSIPVIDLRCIHMDPAWRSEIVRDVQDASRRWGFFQVVNHGIPESLLDEMLEGVRRFHEQDTQLKKAFYTRDRSKKVLYMSNFDLFSAPTANWRDTLYVTASDPSDREELPEVCRDILIGYSARVRQLAYTLLELISEALGLKPSYLKEMECAEKMLILGHYYPSCREPELTMGTTIHADNDFLTILLQDHIGGLEVLYENQWVEVVPLQGALIVNIGDLLHVLSNDKFISVNHRVLSKSEGPRISVASFFRAQDMMGNASRFYGPIPELISEENPPVYRNIDLKEYMDYYIGKGLNGTSALTPFRI, encoded by the exons ATGGTTCTTTCCTTCGAAAATGGGGGTGACTTCGACAGGGCAAGAGAGCTGAGAGCTTTTGATGAGTCGAAAGCTGGAGTGAAGGGGCTCGTAGACTCCGGTGTGGAAAGGGTCCCGCTCATCTTCAACCGAACTTGGATTGGCTTCACAGATCAGGATACGGATCCGACAACCGATGAATCTCCTCACAGCATACCAGTCATAGACTTGCGGTGCATCCACATGGACCCCGCTTGGCGATCCGAGATTGTTCGCGATGTTCAGGACGCGTCCAGGAGATGGGGTTTCTTCCAGGTCGTCAATCACGGGATCCCGGAAAGTCTATTGGATGAGATGCTTGAAGGGGTTCGCCGGTTTCACGAGCAAGACACTCAGCTGAAGAAAGCATTTTACACTCGGGATCGAAGCAAGAAGGTTCTTTACATGTCGAACTTCGATTTGTTCAGTGCACCCACAGCTAATTGGAGGGACACTTTGTATGTCACAGCTTCAGACCCATCTGACCGGGAAGAATTGCCTGAAGTATGCAG GGACATACTCATAGGGTACTCAGCACGAGTGAGGCAACTAGCGTACACTCTGCTCGAGTTGATATCGGAGGCTCTGGGGTTGAAACCAAGTTACCTGAAGGAAATGGAATGTGCTGAGAAGATGCTGATACTGGGACACTATTACCCTTCTTGCCGGGAACCGGAATTAACAATGGGCACGACAATCCATGCAGACAATGACTTCTTGACCATACTCCTGCAGGATCACATCGGGGGCCTCGAGGTTCTATATGAAAATCAGTGGGTTGAGGTTGTTCCATTGCAGGGAGCTCTCATTGTCAACATTGGCGATCTTCTTCAC GTATTATCAAACGACAAGTTTATCAGTGTCAACCACAGGGTACTGTCCAAAAGTGAAGGCCCAAGGATTTCGGTTGCAAGCTTCTTCAGGGCACAAGATATGATGGGCAATGCATCAAGATTTTATGGTCCCATCCCTGAATTGATATCGGAGGAAAATCCACCAGTCTACAGGAATATCGATCTCAAAGAATACATGGACTACTACATCGGTAAAGGGCTCAACGGAACCTCTGCCTTGACACCTTTCAGGATTTGA
- the LOC116188140 gene encoding 1-aminocyclopropane-1-carboxylate oxidase homolog 1-like isoform X1: protein MVENETKAEETERGYDRKRELTTFYEWKAGVKGLVDAGVEKIPHIFNCKKFSFNKNLGTGLSQFCIPVIDFEGVHSRSIRRSEIVQAILDASKRWGFFQVINHGIPTSLLDGMIQGIRRFQKQDLEVKIEFYTRDIKQRKVIYLSNFDLYQAPVTNWRDALGLVMESDPPSPEELPNVCRKHCTIGQEENLIPLPHFPDMEKNLDTVLWVPFQLPGISLNWVGSPFEALRRERELKAFHESKADVKGHAHFGVGRVPLIFIELGLASQIGLKNQNSMNLLPAC, encoded by the exons ATGGTAGAGAATGAGACGAAAGCTGAAGAGACTGAGAGAGGATATGACCGGAAAAGAGAGTTGACAACCTTTTATGAGTGGAAAGCCGGTGTCAAGGGACTAGTAGATGCTGGGGTAGAGAAAATCCCACACATCTTCAACTGCAAAAAATTCAGTTTCAACAAGAACCTGGGAACCGGCCTATCTCAGTTCTGCATTCCGGTGATAGACTTCGAGGGTGTCCACTCAAGGTCCATCCGGCGATCTGAGATTGTCCAGGCAATCCTTGATGCATCCAAGAGATGGGGTTTCTTTCAGGTTATCAATCATGGGATCCCGACAAGTCTGTTGGATGGGATGATCCAGGGGATTCGCCGCTTCCAGAAACAGGACTTGGAGGTGAAGATAGAGTTTTACACGCGGGATATCAAGCAGAGAAAGGTCATTTATCTCTCCAACTTCGACCTGTACCAGGCACCTGTAACTAATTGGAGGGACGCTTTGGGTTTAGTGATGGAGTCTGATCCACCCAGTCCGGAAGAACTGCCCAATGTTTGCAG AAAACACTGCACAATAGGACAAGAAGAGAATCTAATCCCTCTTCCTCATTTCCCGGATATGGAGAAGAATCTGGATACTGTGTTGTGGGTGCCTTTCCAACTGCCGGGCATTAGTCTGAATTGGGTCGGATCACCATTCGAAGCTCTCAGGAG GGAAAGAGAGCTCAAAGCCTTCCATGAGTCAAAAGCCGATGTGAAGGGGCATGCACATTTTGGCGTGGGAAGGGTCCCGCTGATCTTCATTGAACTTGGCTTGGCTTCACAGATTGGGTTAAAGAACCAAAACTCGATGAATCTTTTGCCGGCATGTTGA
- the LOC116188140 gene encoding 1-aminocyclopropane-1-carboxylate oxidase homolog 1-like isoform X2: protein MVENETKAEETERGYDRKRELTTFYEWKAGVKGLVDAGVEKIPHIFNCKKFSFNKNLGTGLSQFCIPVIDFEGVHSRSIRRSEIVQAILDASKRWGFFQVINHGIPTSLLDGMIQGIRRFQKQDLEVKIEFYTRDIKQRKVIYLSNFDLYQAPVTNWRDALGLVMESDPPSPEELPNVCRERELKAFHESKADVKGHAHFGVGRVPLIFIELGLASQIGLKNQNSMNLLPAC, encoded by the exons ATGGTAGAGAATGAGACGAAAGCTGAAGAGACTGAGAGAGGATATGACCGGAAAAGAGAGTTGACAACCTTTTATGAGTGGAAAGCCGGTGTCAAGGGACTAGTAGATGCTGGGGTAGAGAAAATCCCACACATCTTCAACTGCAAAAAATTCAGTTTCAACAAGAACCTGGGAACCGGCCTATCTCAGTTCTGCATTCCGGTGATAGACTTCGAGGGTGTCCACTCAAGGTCCATCCGGCGATCTGAGATTGTCCAGGCAATCCTTGATGCATCCAAGAGATGGGGTTTCTTTCAGGTTATCAATCATGGGATCCCGACAAGTCTGTTGGATGGGATGATCCAGGGGATTCGCCGCTTCCAGAAACAGGACTTGGAGGTGAAGATAGAGTTTTACACGCGGGATATCAAGCAGAGAAAGGTCATTTATCTCTCCAACTTCGACCTGTACCAGGCACCTGTAACTAATTGGAGGGACGCTTTGGGTTTAGTGATGGAGTCTGATCCACCCAGTCCGGAAGAACTGCCCAATGTTTGCAG GGAAAGAGAGCTCAAAGCCTTCCATGAGTCAAAAGCCGATGTGAAGGGGCATGCACATTTTGGCGTGGGAAGGGTCCCGCTGATCTTCATTGAACTTGGCTTGGCTTCACAGATTGGGTTAAAGAACCAAAACTCGATGAATCTTTTGCCGGCATGTTGA